Proteins found in one Microbacterium sp. LWS13-1.2 genomic segment:
- a CDS encoding GNAT family N-acetyltransferase yields MNTLDRTRGADESDRAAFRAGPVDEQSRARLAANGLDYRRLEVDGDGFVGWLQSVVRGFQDGERTDEQVAATRDRSGYRRLTGVYDPAGPMADAPVATIASWLGELTVPGGAAIPSCAISAVTVAPTHRRRGVARSMLEGELRAAHGAGIPMAMLTVSESPLYGRYGFAPAAASASWRIETKRAAWIGPQPAGRIDFVTRERVRELLPSLHERVRHRFPGEIDVPGGHWDGFAGTSPAAEKAGEKRAVQYTDAEGEVRGAAVYAVRENHDDFTKATVTVHYLLAETDDAYAALWRFLLELDLVAEVHAGELSIDEPLLWMIADQRAAKVAIRDHQYVRIIDVVACLETRRYGAAGTLVLDVSDPIGLSSGRYLLQVDADGVGRVTTLADGESPDGAVAVALGITELSATYLGAVSPATLAAAGRVKTTDAVAAARVLGWHTAPRLSIWY; encoded by the coding sequence ATGAACACGCTTGATCGCACGCGCGGTGCCGACGAGTCCGACCGCGCGGCCTTCCGGGCCGGACCCGTCGACGAGCAGTCTCGCGCACGCCTCGCCGCGAACGGCCTCGACTACCGCCGGCTCGAGGTCGACGGCGACGGGTTCGTCGGCTGGCTGCAGAGCGTGGTGCGGGGCTTCCAGGACGGCGAACGCACCGACGAGCAGGTTGCGGCCACGCGCGACCGCAGCGGCTACCGACGGCTCACGGGGGTCTACGACCCCGCCGGACCGATGGCCGATGCGCCGGTCGCGACCATCGCGTCCTGGCTCGGCGAGCTCACCGTGCCCGGCGGCGCGGCGATCCCGTCGTGCGCGATCTCGGCTGTGACGGTGGCGCCCACCCACCGTCGGCGCGGCGTCGCCCGGTCCATGCTCGAGGGGGAGCTGCGGGCCGCTCACGGCGCCGGCATCCCGATGGCGATGCTCACGGTGAGCGAGTCACCGCTCTACGGCCGCTACGGATTCGCCCCCGCCGCTGCGAGCGCGTCGTGGCGGATCGAGACCAAGCGCGCCGCGTGGATCGGCCCGCAGCCCGCCGGGCGCATCGACTTCGTCACCCGCGAGCGCGTGCGGGAACTGCTGCCGTCGCTGCACGAGCGTGTGCGCCACCGCTTCCCGGGCGAGATCGACGTTCCCGGTGGTCACTGGGACGGGTTCGCCGGCACGAGTCCAGCCGCGGAGAAGGCGGGCGAGAAGCGCGCCGTGCAGTACACGGATGCCGAGGGCGAGGTGCGAGGCGCCGCGGTGTACGCCGTGCGCGAGAACCACGACGACTTCACCAAGGCGACGGTCACCGTCCACTACCTCCTGGCCGAGACGGACGACGCGTATGCCGCGCTGTGGCGGTTCCTGCTGGAGCTGGACCTGGTGGCCGAGGTCCACGCGGGCGAGCTGTCGATCGACGAGCCGCTGCTGTGGATGATCGCCGATCAGCGTGCGGCGAAGGTCGCGATCCGCGATCACCAGTACGTGCGGATCATCGACGTGGTCGCATGCCTCGAGACCCGTCGCTACGGCGCGGCGGGAACGCTCGTGCTCGACGTGTCAGACCCGATCGGGCTCTCGAGCGGGCGATATCTGCTCCAGGTCGACGCTGACGGCGTCGGACGGGTGACGACGCTCGCCGACGGCGAGTCGCCCGACGGAGCGGTGGCGGTCGCGCTCGGCATCACGGAGCTGTCGGCCACCTACCTCGGAGCCGTTTCGCCGGCGACGCTCGCCGCGGCGGGACGTGTGAAGACGACGGATGCCGTGGCCGCTGCTCGCGTGCTGGGCTGGCACACTGCGCCCCGGCTGAGCATCTGGTACTGA
- a CDS encoding HAD-IC family P-type ATPase, producing MTQPLSSAPLTEARLTVARPWALATGEVLAHLKADAGGLRTADAAARLEIAGPNRLPEPARKPAVLRFLAHFNDTLIYILLGAAVIKALMGDWLDFWVIMVVAIINAVIGYIQEGRAEKALAGIRGMLSADASARRDDGWVTVPAADLVPGDVVRLMPGDKVPADLRLLQAFQLRIDEAALTGESVPSSKTTDPSVPEAGVGDRGSMAFSGTIVSAGQGRGVVTATGSDTELGRIQSLADEAESLATPLTRQLDGFGRVLTVVILAMAAIMMMIGRFLHGMPYPELISAAIGFAVAAIPEGLPALVTITLAIGVQQMARHNAITRKLPAVEALGSVTTVCSDKTGTLTRNEMTVRHIVTPLGEYSVTGLGYVPEGEIVRAGAAARATSRPDAAAAEDAGVPADRGDLAALLAIATLCNDAHIVRGDDGEWGLVGEPTEGALKVVAMKGGVGSAGGRRVAVIPFDSANKLMATLNEGARSGGAAGEVSRAILVKGAPDRLLERSLTQRGADGSEPLDLVRWNAAIEALSSQGLRVLAAARKPVRPTTDEFALDDLIDLEFIGLWGIVDPPRPEAVEAIADCHTAGIRVKMITGDHAGTALAIAHEMGLAGSDAEVLTGAELEALTQEQLREVVRDVDVYARTSPEHKIRIVRALQSHGEVVAMTGDGVNDAPALTRADVGIAMGIKGTEATKEAAEFVLADDNFATIRSAIAEGRRIYDNLRKSIVFLLPTNGAQSLVILVAVVFGLALPITSVQVLWVNMVTAVTLSLALAYEPAERGIMRRPPRATGGPIIDRRELGFVLVVSLLIGGAAMGVFYGVVATGADIEVARTEAVLMLALGQLAYLLNCRFLGRSSLTLDVLRGNRVVWWSAIALIVLQLIYTYVPFMNVLFDSRPLDAASWILPIVVSIGIFLAVEVLKAVLRARGTSSTTPDTLKGGS from the coding sequence ATGACGCAGCCGCTGAGCTCCGCACCGTTGACCGAAGCGCGCCTCACCGTGGCGCGTCCCTGGGCGCTGGCCACCGGCGAGGTGCTGGCGCATCTCAAGGCCGACGCCGGGGGACTGCGCACAGCCGACGCGGCGGCGCGCCTGGAGATCGCCGGACCCAACCGCCTCCCCGAGCCTGCGCGCAAGCCGGCGGTGCTGCGGTTCCTGGCGCACTTCAACGACACCCTGATCTACATCCTGCTGGGCGCCGCGGTCATCAAGGCGCTCATGGGGGACTGGCTCGACTTCTGGGTGATCATGGTCGTCGCGATCATCAACGCGGTGATCGGCTATATCCAGGAGGGGCGCGCCGAGAAGGCGCTCGCCGGCATCCGCGGCATGCTGTCGGCCGACGCCAGTGCGCGCCGCGACGACGGCTGGGTGACGGTGCCCGCCGCCGACCTGGTGCCGGGCGATGTCGTGCGGCTCATGCCCGGCGACAAGGTGCCCGCCGACCTGCGGCTGCTCCAGGCCTTCCAGCTGCGCATCGATGAGGCCGCGCTCACGGGGGAGTCCGTCCCGTCGTCGAAGACCACCGACCCGTCGGTCCCGGAGGCGGGGGTGGGCGACCGCGGATCGATGGCGTTCTCCGGCACCATCGTCAGCGCCGGGCAGGGCCGGGGCGTCGTCACCGCCACCGGATCCGACACCGAGCTCGGCCGCATCCAGAGCCTCGCCGACGAGGCTGAGTCGCTGGCCACGCCGCTCACCCGCCAGCTCGACGGGTTCGGCCGCGTGCTCACCGTCGTGATCCTGGCGATGGCGGCGATCATGATGATGATCGGGCGCTTCCTGCACGGGATGCCGTACCCCGAGCTCATCTCGGCGGCCATCGGGTTCGCCGTCGCGGCGATCCCCGAGGGGCTGCCGGCGCTGGTGACCATCACGCTCGCGATCGGCGTGCAGCAGATGGCCCGCCACAACGCCATCACGCGCAAGCTCCCCGCGGTCGAGGCGCTCGGCTCGGTGACCACGGTGTGCTCCGACAAGACGGGCACGCTCACCCGCAACGAGATGACCGTGCGGCACATCGTCACACCGCTAGGCGAGTACAGCGTCACCGGGCTGGGCTACGTGCCCGAGGGCGAGATCGTCCGCGCGGGTGCGGCTGCTCGCGCGACTTCGCGCCCCGACGCCGCTGCTGCCGAGGACGCGGGGGTACCTGCCGACCGCGGCGATCTCGCGGCGCTCCTGGCGATCGCGACGCTCTGCAACGACGCCCACATCGTCCGCGGCGACGACGGCGAGTGGGGTCTCGTCGGAGAGCCGACGGAGGGTGCGCTCAAGGTCGTCGCGATGAAGGGCGGTGTCGGGAGCGCGGGCGGACGCCGGGTCGCAGTCATCCCGTTCGACTCCGCCAACAAGCTGATGGCGACGCTCAACGAGGGCGCCCGATCCGGGGGTGCGGCCGGCGAGGTCTCACGGGCGATCCTCGTCAAGGGCGCGCCCGACCGCCTGCTCGAGCGCTCGCTCACCCAGCGCGGCGCCGACGGGTCCGAGCCGCTCGACCTGGTGCGCTGGAACGCGGCGATCGAGGCGCTGAGCTCGCAGGGCCTGCGCGTGCTCGCGGCGGCGCGCAAGCCGGTGCGACCGACGACCGACGAGTTCGCGCTCGACGACCTCATCGACCTCGAGTTCATCGGCCTCTGGGGGATCGTGGACCCGCCCCGGCCGGAGGCCGTCGAGGCGATCGCGGACTGCCACACCGCCGGCATCCGCGTGAAGATGATCACGGGCGACCACGCCGGCACCGCCCTCGCCATCGCGCACGAGATGGGGCTCGCGGGCTCCGACGCCGAGGTGCTCACGGGCGCGGAGCTCGAGGCGCTCACTCAGGAGCAGCTGCGCGAGGTCGTGCGCGACGTCGACGTGTACGCGCGCACGAGCCCCGAGCACAAGATCCGCATCGTGCGGGCGCTGCAGTCGCACGGCGAGGTCGTCGCGATGACCGGTGACGGGGTCAACGACGCTCCTGCGCTGACGCGGGCCGACGTCGGCATCGCGATGGGCATCAAGGGCACCGAGGCGACCAAGGAGGCCGCCGAGTTCGTGCTGGCCGACGACAACTTCGCGACGATCCGCAGCGCGATCGCCGAGGGACGTCGCATCTACGACAACCTGCGCAAGTCGATCGTGTTCCTGCTGCCGACCAACGGAGCCCAGTCGCTCGTGATCCTCGTCGCCGTCGTGTTCGGGCTCGCGCTGCCGATCACGAGCGTGCAGGTGCTGTGGGTCAACATGGTGACCGCGGTGACACTCTCGCTCGCGCTCGCGTACGAGCCGGCCGAGCGCGGCATCATGCGCCGCCCCCCGCGCGCCACCGGCGGACCGATCATCGATCGCCGCGAGCTCGGGTTCGTGCTGGTCGTGTCGCTCCTCATCGGCGGCGCCGCGATGGGCGTCTTCTACGGCGTCGTCGCGACCGGAGCCGACATCGAGGTGGCCCGCACCGAGGCCGTGCTCATGCTCGCGCTCGGACAGCTCGCGTATCTGCTCAACTGCCGGTTCCTCGGGCGCTCGAGCCTCACCCTCGACGTGCTGCGGGGCAACCGCGTGGTGTGGTGGTCCGCGATCGCCCTCATCGTGCTGCAGTTGATCTACACCTACGTGCCGTTCATGAACGTGCTGTTCGACTCGCGGCCGCTGGACGCGGCATCCTGGATCCTCCCGATCGTGGTGTCCATCGGCATCTTCCTCGCCGTCGAGGTGCTCAAGGCTGTGCTGCGCGCACGAGGCACGTCATCGACGACCCCGGACACCCTCAAAGGCGGCTCATAG
- a CDS encoding ABC-F family ATP-binding cassette domain-containing protein, which translates to MAHLLGAEALHLEFPTKVVFDRVSLGIDEGDRIGVVGRNGDGKSSLLAMLAGRLEPDGGRVTVRGGVRVGVLDQADTLDDTLTVRQTVVGDRPDHEWAGDARARDVIAGLLGDLPWDGPVAGLSGGQRRRVSLATLLVGDHDVLFLDEPTNHLDVEAISWLAAHIKGRWPANQGGLLVVTHDRWFLDEVCNTTWEVHDRIVEPFEGGYAAYILQRVERDRQSAVIEQRRQNLARKELAWLRRGAPARTSKPKFRIDAANVLIADVPEIRDATELRSLAVSRLGKDVVDLLDAAVAYDGREVLHPVEWRIAPGERIGILGVNGAGKSTLLGLVSGDVEPTSGRVKRGKTVKVATLTQRLDELEEHLNDPVRVVISRLRTTYTFGAGSKAQELTPGQLLESMGFQSAQLSTPVKDLSGGQKRRLQLLLILLEQPNVLILDEPTNDLDTDMLAAIEDLLDSWPGTLLVVSHDRYFIERVTDQQYAILDGHLRHLPGGVDEYLRLRARALSERDDTKRGAATDAAGPASTSPSLSGADLRAAQKEVSALERRLEKLESQIGAARVALADHDQADYVGLGAEMARIGELEKKRDGVEERWFELTEQIG; encoded by the coding sequence ATGGCACATCTTCTGGGGGCCGAGGCCCTGCACCTGGAGTTCCCGACGAAGGTCGTCTTCGACCGGGTCTCGCTCGGCATCGACGAGGGCGACCGCATCGGCGTCGTCGGCCGCAACGGCGACGGCAAGTCGAGCCTGCTGGCGATGCTGGCCGGCCGGCTCGAGCCCGACGGCGGCCGGGTGACGGTGCGCGGCGGCGTGCGCGTCGGCGTGCTCGACCAGGCGGACACGCTGGACGACACGCTCACGGTGCGCCAGACGGTCGTCGGCGATCGCCCCGACCACGAGTGGGCCGGCGACGCCCGCGCGCGCGACGTGATCGCCGGGCTGCTCGGCGACCTGCCCTGGGACGGACCCGTGGCGGGCCTGTCGGGCGGCCAGCGGCGGCGCGTCTCGCTCGCGACGCTGCTCGTGGGTGACCACGACGTGCTCTTCCTCGACGAGCCCACCAACCACCTCGACGTCGAGGCCATCTCGTGGCTCGCCGCGCACATCAAGGGCCGATGGCCGGCGAATCAGGGCGGGCTCCTGGTCGTGACCCACGATCGCTGGTTCCTCGACGAGGTGTGCAACACCACGTGGGAGGTGCACGACCGAATCGTCGAGCCGTTCGAGGGCGGCTATGCGGCGTACATCCTGCAGCGCGTGGAGCGCGACCGCCAGTCGGCGGTGATCGAGCAGCGGCGCCAGAACCTGGCTCGCAAAGAGCTCGCGTGGCTGCGCCGCGGCGCTCCGGCCCGCACGTCCAAGCCGAAGTTCCGCATCGACGCCGCCAACGTCCTCATCGCCGACGTGCCGGAGATCCGCGACGCGACCGAGCTGCGCTCCCTCGCCGTCTCGCGCCTCGGCAAGGATGTCGTCGACCTCCTCGACGCGGCCGTCGCCTACGACGGCCGCGAGGTGCTGCATCCGGTCGAGTGGCGGATCGCGCCCGGCGAGCGCATTGGGATCCTCGGCGTCAACGGCGCCGGCAAGTCGACCCTGCTGGGCCTGGTGTCGGGCGATGTCGAGCCCACGTCGGGGCGTGTCAAACGCGGCAAGACGGTGAAGGTCGCCACGCTCACGCAGCGCCTCGACGAACTCGAGGAGCATCTCAACGATCCGGTGCGCGTCGTCATCTCTCGCCTGCGCACGACCTACACGTTCGGCGCCGGCTCCAAGGCGCAGGAGCTCACTCCCGGCCAGCTGCTCGAGAGCATGGGCTTCCAGAGCGCGCAGCTCTCGACGCCGGTGAAGGACCTGTCCGGCGGTCAGAAGCGGCGGCTGCAGCTGCTGCTGATCCTGCTCGAGCAGCCGAACGTGCTCATCCTCGACGAGCCCACGAACGACCTCGACACCGACATGCTGGCCGCCATCGAGGATCTGCTCGACTCCTGGCCGGGCACGCTCCTCGTCGTGTCGCACGACCGGTACTTCATCGAGCGCGTCACCGACCAGCAGTACGCGATCCTCGACGGCCATCTGCGCCACCTCCCGGGAGGCGTCGACGAGTACCTGCGGCTGCGCGCCCGGGCACTGAGCGAGCGCGACGACACGAAACGCGGCGCCGCAACGGATGCCGCAGGCCCCGCGTCTACGTCCCCCTCGCTGTCGGGCGCCGACCTGCGCGCCGCGCAGAAGGAGGTATCTGCGCTCGAGCGTCGGCTCGAGAAGCTCGAGTCGCAGATCGGTGCCGCCCGCGTCGCGCTCGCCGACCACGACCAGGCGGACTATGTGGGCCTCGGAGCGGAGATGGCGCGCATCGGCGAACTCGAGAAGAAGCGCGACGGCGTCGAGGAGCGCTGGTTCGAGCTCACCGAGCAGATCGGCTGA
- a CDS encoding ribose-phosphate diphosphokinase — MARKKKTVELDRANDIAPGLVAKTKKRLVIARGSSHPELAAQVAEQLSTELVPTEYRTFASGEILTRFEVSIRGCDLFLIQSFGPPVNEWMMETLIMLDAAKRASAKRITVVAPYFPYSRQDKKGRGREPISARLVADLFKTAGADRVMSVDLHAAQIQGFFDGPVDHLFAKPVLLEYFENTLSETDRARLTVVSPDTGRVRVADQWSDSLGAPLAIIHKRRDPNVANQVTVNEIVGAVDGRVCLLVDDMIDTGGTIVKAAEALKANGATKVIVAATHAIFSDPAAERLQSPAIDEVVVTDTVPIPDEKRFPSLTILPIAPLLARAIHEVFEDGSVTSMFDGAA, encoded by the coding sequence ATGGCGCGCAAGAAGAAGACCGTTGAACTCGACCGGGCGAATGACATCGCCCCGGGCCTCGTGGCCAAGACGAAGAAGCGGCTCGTCATCGCGCGCGGGAGCTCGCACCCCGAGCTCGCGGCGCAGGTCGCCGAGCAGCTGAGCACGGAGCTCGTCCCCACCGAGTACCGCACGTTCGCGTCGGGTGAGATCCTGACGCGGTTCGAGGTCTCGATCCGCGGCTGCGACCTGTTCCTCATCCAGAGCTTCGGGCCGCCGGTCAACGAGTGGATGATGGAGACCCTCATCATGCTCGACGCCGCGAAGCGCGCGTCGGCCAAGCGCATCACCGTCGTCGCGCCGTACTTCCCGTACTCGCGTCAGGACAAGAAGGGCCGGGGCCGCGAGCCCATCAGCGCCCGCCTCGTCGCCGACCTGTTCAAGACCGCCGGCGCCGACCGCGTCATGAGCGTCGACCTGCACGCCGCGCAGATCCAGGGCTTCTTCGACGGTCCCGTGGACCACCTGTTCGCCAAGCCCGTGCTGCTGGAGTACTTCGAGAACACGCTCAGCGAGACGGACCGCGCCCGCCTCACCGTCGTCTCACCCGACACCGGACGCGTGCGCGTGGCGGACCAGTGGTCCGACAGCCTGGGCGCTCCGCTGGCGATCATCCACAAGCGCCGCGACCCCAACGTCGCCAACCAGGTCACCGTCAACGAGATCGTCGGCGCGGTCGACGGACGCGTCTGTCTGCTCGTCGACGACATGATCGACACGGGTGGCACGATCGTGAAGGCCGCCGAGGCGCTCAAGGCCAACGGCGCGACCAAGGTCATCGTCGCCGCGACGCACGCGATCTTCAGCGATCCCGCCGCCGAACGCCTGCAGAGCCCGGCGATCGACGAGGTCGTCGTGACCGACACGGTGCCGATCCCCGACGAGAAGCGGTTCCCGAGCCTTACGATTCTGCCAATCGCACCGCTGCTCGCACGCGCGATCCACGAAGTGTTCGAGGACGGCTCCGTCACCAGCATGTTCGACGGGGCGGCCTGA
- a CDS encoding 4-(cytidine 5'-diphospho)-2-C-methyl-D-erythritol kinase: protein MTQALAPDGVRVRAPGKLNLFFEVGGVHDDGYHDVASAYQAVSLYEDVWASSSDEFTVAISGTVDVSGVPADDRNLAVRAARLVAQRIGYSGGVHLDIVKHVPVAGGMGGGSADAAAALVACDALWGAELGSAELHKLASRLGADVPFAIMGGTAIGTGRGDQLSPALAKGRFDWVLVPSNAGLSTPEVYAHLDELRARPDIAATGAPAVDPAVLQALRAGDPVALAEHTRNDLQIAALSLLPQLREVLELGEESGALAGLVSGSGPTLAFLAVDPESALELQITLSAAGYEALHVHGPVAGARVVT from the coding sequence GTGACGCAGGCCCTCGCCCCCGACGGCGTCCGGGTGCGGGCGCCGGGCAAGCTGAACCTCTTCTTCGAGGTCGGCGGCGTGCACGACGACGGCTACCACGACGTCGCGTCGGCGTACCAGGCGGTCTCGCTCTACGAGGACGTGTGGGCCTCGTCGTCCGACGAGTTCACCGTGGCGATCTCAGGCACGGTCGACGTGTCGGGCGTGCCGGCCGACGACCGCAACCTCGCGGTGCGCGCGGCGCGGCTCGTGGCTCAGCGCATCGGGTACTCCGGCGGCGTGCACCTCGACATCGTCAAGCACGTGCCCGTCGCCGGCGGCATGGGCGGCGGATCCGCGGATGCCGCAGCCGCCCTCGTCGCCTGCGACGCGCTGTGGGGGGCCGAGCTCGGCAGCGCCGAACTGCACAAGCTGGCGTCCCGGCTGGGCGCCGACGTTCCCTTCGCCATCATGGGAGGAACGGCGATCGGAACCGGCCGCGGCGACCAGCTCAGCCCTGCCCTCGCGAAGGGCCGGTTCGACTGGGTGCTGGTGCCGTCGAACGCGGGCCTGTCGACCCCCGAGGTGTACGCGCACCTCGACGAGCTGCGCGCGCGCCCCGACATCGCGGCGACCGGTGCGCCGGCCGTGGATCCGGCGGTGCTGCAGGCGCTGCGCGCCGGCGATCCGGTCGCCCTCGCCGAACACACCCGCAACGACCTGCAGATCGCGGCGCTCTCGCTGCTCCCGCAGCTGCGGGAGGTGCTCGAACTGGGCGAGGAGTCCGGAGCGCTCGCGGGGCTGGTGTCGGGGTCCGGCCCTACCCTGGCATTCCTGGCCGTCGATCCGGAGTCCGCACTCGAACTGCAGATCACGCTGTCGGCCGCGGGGTACGAGGCGCTTCACGTGCACGGCCCTGTGGCCGGTGCGCGTGTGGTCACCTAG
- the glmU gene encoding bifunctional UDP-N-acetylglucosamine diphosphorylase/glucosamine-1-phosphate N-acetyltransferase GlmU encodes MTDTPDNALAVIVLAAGQGTRMKSSLPKVLHRIGGRPLVGHVLASAAALTPARTLVVVRHERDQVAAAVADLAPEARVVDQDEVPGTGRAVEVALAQLEGFAGDVLVLSGDCPLADAGTLTAFLAAHRTTDAEVTVMTAVVDDPNGYGRVIRDADGDVARIVEQKDADDAEVAVREINAGMYVFRVDALRTHLPAIGIDNAQAEKYLTDVAGLVRRAGGRVAASVVDDVTVTYGVNDRAQLSEVGRLLNARTVRRWQLEGATILDPATTWIDVDAKLAPDVTVLPNTHILGATVIDTGAIVGPDTSLVDCEVGEGATVRRADATLAVIGAHATVGPFAYVRPGTYLGDKGKIGTFVETKNSTIGEGSKVPHLSYIGDTTVGRGVNLGAGAITANYDDLAKHRTEIGDEVHAGSHNVFVAPVRIGDGAKTGAGAVIRKDVPAGALALSVAPQRNVEGWVEKNRPGTHAADVAAKARSAQKADDGAQEEDR; translated from the coding sequence ATGACCGACACCCCTGACAACGCTCTGGCCGTCATCGTCCTCGCCGCCGGACAGGGCACCCGCATGAAGTCGTCGCTGCCGAAGGTGCTGCACCGCATCGGCGGTCGCCCCCTCGTCGGGCACGTCCTCGCCTCCGCCGCCGCCCTGACGCCGGCGCGCACCCTCGTCGTCGTGCGCCATGAGCGCGACCAGGTGGCCGCGGCGGTCGCCGACCTGGCACCCGAGGCGCGGGTCGTCGACCAGGACGAGGTCCCCGGCACCGGCCGCGCCGTCGAGGTCGCGCTCGCCCAGCTCGAGGGCTTCGCCGGCGATGTGCTCGTGCTCTCGGGCGACTGCCCGCTGGCAGATGCCGGGACCCTGACCGCGTTCCTTGCGGCGCACCGCACGACCGATGCGGAAGTGACCGTCATGACCGCCGTCGTCGACGACCCGAACGGGTACGGACGCGTGATCCGCGACGCCGACGGAGACGTCGCCCGCATCGTGGAGCAGAAGGACGCCGACGACGCCGAGGTCGCGGTCCGCGAGATCAACGCGGGCATGTACGTCTTCCGCGTCGACGCGCTGCGCACCCACCTGCCGGCGATCGGCATCGACAACGCTCAGGCGGAGAAGTACCTCACCGACGTCGCGGGGCTCGTCCGGCGAGCCGGCGGCAGGGTCGCGGCATCCGTCGTCGACGACGTCACGGTCACGTACGGCGTGAACGACCGCGCCCAGCTCTCGGAGGTCGGGCGTCTGCTCAACGCGCGCACGGTGCGCCGCTGGCAGCTCGAGGGGGCGACGATCCTCGACCCGGCGACCACCTGGATCGACGTCGACGCGAAGCTCGCCCCCGACGTGACGGTGCTTCCCAACACGCACATCCTCGGCGCCACCGTGATCGACACCGGCGCGATCGTCGGACCCGACACGAGCCTCGTCGACTGCGAGGTCGGAGAGGGCGCCACCGTCCGGCGCGCCGACGCGACGCTCGCCGTGATCGGCGCCCACGCGACCGTCGGCCCGTTCGCATACGTCCGCCCCGGCACGTACCTGGGCGACAAGGGCAAGATCGGCACCTTCGTCGAGACGAAGAACTCGACCATCGGCGAGGGCAGCAAGGTGCCGCACCTGTCGTACATCGGCGACACCACGGTCGGCCGCGGCGTCAACCTCGGCGCCGGCGCGATCACCGCCAACTACGACGACCTGGCCAAGCACCGCACCGAGATCGGCGACGAAGTGCACGCCGGCTCGCATAACGTCTTCGTGGCGCCCGTTAGGATCGGAGACGGCGCGAAGACGGGGGCGGGGGCGGTCATCCGCAAGGATGTGCCCGCCGGTGCTCTCGCTCTCAGCGTCGCCCCTCAGCGCAACGTCGAGGGGTGGGTCGAGAAGAACAGACCGGGTACTCACGCGGCGGATGTCGCCGCCAAGGCCCGCAGCGCACAGAAGGCGGACGATGGCGCGCAAGAAGAAGACCGTTGA
- a CDS encoding MarR family transcriptional regulator, with translation MTAQSDEVDRIVEAWTTQRPDLDFSPLGVLSRVDRLSRHLDRARRDAFRRSELEPWEWDVLSALRRAGEPFQLSPKQLLQQTLVSSGTMTNRIDRLVGRRLVRRESDPDDGRSVLVTLTDEGKIRVDAAITRLVDAEALLLDALSRGDRDRLAGLLRKLSLGFDAHD, from the coding sequence ATGACGGCGCAGAGCGACGAAGTGGACCGCATCGTCGAGGCCTGGACGACGCAGCGCCCCGACCTCGACTTCTCACCGCTCGGCGTGCTCTCGCGCGTCGACCGTCTCTCGCGGCACCTCGACCGCGCGCGGCGCGACGCCTTCCGTCGGAGCGAGCTCGAGCCCTGGGAGTGGGACGTGCTGTCCGCTCTCCGCCGCGCGGGAGAGCCGTTCCAGCTCAGTCCCAAGCAGCTGCTTCAGCAGACGCTCGTCTCGAGCGGCACGATGACCAACCGCATCGATCGCCTCGTCGGCCGACGGCTGGTGCGCCGCGAGTCCGATCCCGACGACGGCCGGAGCGTCCTGGTCACCTTGACAGACGAGGGGAAGATCCGGGTGGATGCCGCCATCACGCGTCTCGTCGACGCCGAGGCCCTGCTGCTCGACGCCCTCTCGCGCGGCGACCGGGACCGGCTCGCCGGGCTGCTGCGCAAGCTCAGCCTCGGCTTCGACGCCCACGACTAG